In Nicotiana tabacum cultivar K326 chromosome 17, ASM71507v2, whole genome shotgun sequence, one DNA window encodes the following:
- the LOC107802263 gene encoding protein FAR1-RELATED SEQUENCE 5 isoform X1 produces the protein MEFEPLGIRNDVMEFDMFGLGVGDETIDIEHPIEEGESNQLMDPFDGIVSGRISGEVYGDMNLESYEGMEFESEEAAKAFYNLYARRVGFSTRISMSRRSRRDGAIIQRSFVCAREGFRVEKEKPGRDGGGARIKRPRAETRVGCKAMLVVKIQNSGRWVVSGFVKEHNHELVPPDKVHCLRSHRHVSGPAKLLIDTLQGAGIGPSGIMSALIKEYGGISSVGFTERDCRNYMRSSKQRTLGGDPQTLLDYLKQKHLENPSFFYAVQGDEDHCMSNIFWADPEARSNFIYFGDTVTFDTTYRSNRFRLPFAPFTGVNHHGQPVLFGCALLLNESEASFSWLFRTWLMAMCGKPPLSITTDHDRVIRLAVRQVFPEARHRFCKWHIFKECQEKLSHLLSEHFNFEAEFHKCVSFTESIEEFEACWFTLIDKYDLGENEWLQAIYVDRKQWVPVYLRDTFFAEISVMQRSDSMNSYFDGYVNASTTLQQFIKLYEKAVESRYEKEVKADYDTMHIGPALKTPSPMEKQAAEIYTRKLFIKFQEELVETLTFLATKVDDNEATTVFQVAKFGESHKSYLVHYNVREIKASCSCQMFEFSGLLCRHILTVFRVTNVLTLPPCYVLKRWTRNAKSGLMLEEQTCNLLNNCQESFNVRYKNLQLEALKYVDEGVKDEECYQVAMDALREAAHKVAIAKKTDGGVSNSSGTCKGESATQESHVNNPFEARQLGGGPSTPVDEQDKKIQKLTRKLERARQKCELYRTNLLTVLKDIEQQKLQLTVKVQSIKLGMKN, from the exons ATGGAGTTTGAACCGTTGGGAATCAGGAATGATGTGATGGAATTTGATATGTTTGGCTTAGGAGTAGGAGACGAAACCATTGACATTGAACACCCTATTGAAGAAGGGGAAAGTAATCAATTAATGGACCCTTTTGATGGTATTGTTAGTGGTAGAATTTCTGGTGAAGTTTATGGGGATATGAATCTTGAATCTTATGAAGGAATGGAGTTTGAGTCGGAAGAGGCTGCGAAAGCCTTCTATAATTTGTATGCACGTAGGGTAGGGTTTAGTACGCGTATTAGCATGTCTAGGAGGTCTAGGCGTGACGGGGCTATTATTCAGAGGTCGTTCGTTTGTGCAAGAGAGGGGTTTCGTGTTGAGAAGGAGAAGCCTGGGCGTGATGGCGGTGGTGCTAGGATTAAGAGACCCCGAGCTGAGACTAGGGTCGGGTGTAAGGCGATGTTAGTTGTTAAGATTCAGAATTCGGGGAGATGGGTTGTGTCGGGATTTGTAAAAGAACATAACCATGAGCTTGTTCCACCTGATAAGGTGCATTGCCTGCGTTCACACCGACATGTGTCGGGACCAGCTAAGTTGCTGATTGATACATTACAGGGAGCTGGAATTGGTCCGAGTGGGATAATGTCTGCCTTGATCAAGGAGTATGGTGGGATTAGTAGTGTTGGATTTACGGAACGTGATTGTAGAAATTACATGAGAAGTAGTAAACAGAGAACTCTTGGGGGTGATCCCCAGACTCTCCTTGATTATTTGAAACAAAAGCATTTGGAAAATCCATCGTTTTTCTATGCTGTGCAAGGAGATGAGGATCATTGTATGAgtaatatcttttgggctgaccctGAGGCTCGgagtaattttatttatttcggTGATACTGTTACTTTTGACACCACTTACAGGTCAAACAGGTTTAGGTTACCATTTGCTCCATTCACAGGGGTGAATCATCATGGACAACCAGTGCTATTTGGTTGTGCTCTCTTATTAAATGAATCTGAGGCATCTTTTAGTTGGTTGTTTAGAACTTGGCTGATGGCAATGTGTGGGAAGCCGCCACTCTCAATCACAACTGACCATGATCGAGTGATTCGTTTGGCTGTTAGACAGGTTTTCCCCGAAGCACGTCACAGGTTCTGCAAATGGCATATTTTcaaagaatgccaagagaagttGTCCCACTTGCTCTCCGAGCATTTTAATTTTGAAGCAGAGTTTCATAAATGTGTTAGCTTTACGGAGTCCATTGAAGAGTTTGAAGCTTGTTGGTTTACCCTGATTGATAAGTATGATCTTGGGGAAAATGAGTGGCTTCAAGCCATTTACGTTGATCGCAAGCAATGGGTTCCGGTCTATTTGAGGGATACATTTTTTGCCGAAATATCTGTAATGCAGCGTAGTGACAGTATGAATTCATATTTTGATGGGTATGTGAATGCATCAACTACTCTTCAACAATTCATTAAGCTGTATGAAAAGGCTGTAGAGAGTCGCTACGAGAAGGAAGTTAAAGCAGATTACGACACAATGCATATTGGCCCCGCTCTGAAGACCCCGTCACCCATGGAGAAGCAAGCTGCTGAGATTTATACTAGGAAACTATTCATAAAGTTTCAAGAGGAGCTCGTTGAAACACTCACATTCTTGGCAACTAAAGTTGATGATAACGAAGCAACAACTGTATTTCAGGTGGCTAAATTTGGGGAGAGTCATAAGTCTTACTTAGTTCACTACAATGTCAGGGAAATTAAAGCATCGTGTAGCTGTCAGATGTTTGAATTCTCCGGTCTCCTTTGCCGGCATATACTAACAGTCTTCAGAGTCACCAATGTTCTCACGCTTCCTCCATGTTATGTTTTAAAGCGTTGGACTAGGAATGCTAAAAGTGGTCTCATGTTGGAAGAACAGACGTGTAATTTGTTAAATAATTGTCAGGAATCTTTTAATGTCCGATATAAAAATCTTCAGCTAGAAGCCCTCAAATATGTAGATGAAGGTGTGAAAGATGAGGAATGTTACCAGGTGGCTATGGATGCCTTGCGAGAAGCTGCACATAAAGTTGCTATTGCTAAGAAAACTGATGGGGGAGTTTCTAATTCTAGTGGAACTTGCAAAGGAGAGTCTGCCACTCAGGAGAGCCATGTAAATAATCCCTTCGAGGCTCGTCAATTGGGTGGGGGTCCTTCAACACCCGTG GATGAGCAGGACAAGAAAATACAGAAACTTACACGGAAGCTGGAACGTGCAAGACAAAAATGTGAATTATATCGGACTAACTTATTGACAGTCTTGAAAGATATTGAGCAACAGAAGCTTCAGTTAACAGTTAAAGTTCAGAGTATCAAGTTAggcatgaaaaattaa
- the LOC107802261 gene encoding uncharacterized protein LOC107802261 — MIQQENQYLASSLPTLPRLDRLDRLLQLLEEKHGISGRRHSPNKKAEVQLEDQCKTLTLSSALEQVHHKGTLMERLSVLETRVLQLSQISQDMDEGNLSRSSSSTGPLSFSDKSGHTSVTSTLLTGQDEDEKANLHEKIKDPLAVAVEEKDLSIEGSLTEKKEQSTNMSRIKRRKSHRKWPGWLRLLGC; from the exons ATGATCCAGCAAGAAAATCAATACTTGGCTTCTTCCTTGCCTACTCTTCCACGGTTAGATCGACTTGATCGTCTC CTGCAGCTTCTGGAAGAGAAACATGGCATTTCAGGAAGAAGACATTCTCCCAATAAGAAAGCGGAAGTACAATTAGAGGATCAGTGCAAGACTCTGACTCTGTCCTCTGCTCTGGAACAAGTTCATCACAAAGGCACACTCATGGAGCGACTTTCCGTCCTTGAGACTCGAGTTTTGCAG TTAAGCCAGATTAGCCAAGATATGGATGAAGGGAACTTGTCAAGGTCGAGCTCATCAACAGGTCCACTTTCTTTCTCTGATAAGTCAGGGCATACTTCAGTTACGTCTACACTACTTACAGGTCAGGACGAGGACGAAAAAGCAAATCTCCATGAGAAGATCAAAGACCCTCTTGCAGTTGCAGTTGAG GAAAAAGACTTGTCAATTGAAGGATCTTTGacagaaaagaaagaacaaagtACTAACATGAGTAGGATTAAGAGAAGGAAATCCCACAGAAAATGGCCTGGCTGGCTCCGGCTACTGGGATGCTGA
- the LOC107802263 gene encoding protein FAR1-RELATED SEQUENCE 5 isoform X2, giving the protein MEFEPLGIRNDVMEFDMFGLGVGDETIDIEHPIEEGESNQLMDPFDGIVSGRISGEVYGDMNLESYEGMEFESEEAAKAFYNLYARRVGFSTRISMSRRSRRDGAIIQRSFVCAREGFRVEKEKPGRDGGGARIKRPRAETRVGCKAMLVVKIQNSGRWVVSGFVKEHNHELVPPDKVHCLRSHRHVSGPAKLLIDTLQGAGIGPSGIMSALIKEYGGISSVGFTERDCRNYMRSSKQRTLGGDPQTLLDYLKQKHLENPSFFYAVQGDEDHCMSNIFWADPEARSNFIYFGDTVTFDTTYRSNRFRLPFAPFTGVNHHGQPVLFGCALLLNESEASFSWLFRTWLMAMCGKPPLSITTDHDRVIRLAVRQVFPEARHRFCKWHIFKECQEKLSHLLSEHFNFEAEFHKCVSFTESIEEFEACWFTLIDKYDLGENEWLQAIYVDRKQWVPVYLRDTFFAEISVMQRSDSMNSYFDGYVNASTTLQQFIKLYEKAVESRYEKEVKADYDTMHIGPALKTPSPMEKQAAEIYTRKLFIKFQEELVETLTFLATKVDDNEATTVFQVAKFGESHKSYLVHYNVREIKASCSCQMFEFSGLLCRHILTVFRVTNVLTLPPCYVLKRWTRNAKSGLMLEEQTCNLLNNCQESFNVRYKNLQLEALKYVDEGVKDEECYQVAMDALREAAHKVAIAKKTDGGVSNSSGTCKGESATQESHVNNPFEARQLG; this is encoded by the exons ATGGAGTTTGAACCGTTGGGAATCAGGAATGATGTGATGGAATTTGATATGTTTGGCTTAGGAGTAGGAGACGAAACCATTGACATTGAACACCCTATTGAAGAAGGGGAAAGTAATCAATTAATGGACCCTTTTGATGGTATTGTTAGTGGTAGAATTTCTGGTGAAGTTTATGGGGATATGAATCTTGAATCTTATGAAGGAATGGAGTTTGAGTCGGAAGAGGCTGCGAAAGCCTTCTATAATTTGTATGCACGTAGGGTAGGGTTTAGTACGCGTATTAGCATGTCTAGGAGGTCTAGGCGTGACGGGGCTATTATTCAGAGGTCGTTCGTTTGTGCAAGAGAGGGGTTTCGTGTTGAGAAGGAGAAGCCTGGGCGTGATGGCGGTGGTGCTAGGATTAAGAGACCCCGAGCTGAGACTAGGGTCGGGTGTAAGGCGATGTTAGTTGTTAAGATTCAGAATTCGGGGAGATGGGTTGTGTCGGGATTTGTAAAAGAACATAACCATGAGCTTGTTCCACCTGATAAGGTGCATTGCCTGCGTTCACACCGACATGTGTCGGGACCAGCTAAGTTGCTGATTGATACATTACAGGGAGCTGGAATTGGTCCGAGTGGGATAATGTCTGCCTTGATCAAGGAGTATGGTGGGATTAGTAGTGTTGGATTTACGGAACGTGATTGTAGAAATTACATGAGAAGTAGTAAACAGAGAACTCTTGGGGGTGATCCCCAGACTCTCCTTGATTATTTGAAACAAAAGCATTTGGAAAATCCATCGTTTTTCTATGCTGTGCAAGGAGATGAGGATCATTGTATGAgtaatatcttttgggctgaccctGAGGCTCGgagtaattttatttatttcggTGATACTGTTACTTTTGACACCACTTACAGGTCAAACAGGTTTAGGTTACCATTTGCTCCATTCACAGGGGTGAATCATCATGGACAACCAGTGCTATTTGGTTGTGCTCTCTTATTAAATGAATCTGAGGCATCTTTTAGTTGGTTGTTTAGAACTTGGCTGATGGCAATGTGTGGGAAGCCGCCACTCTCAATCACAACTGACCATGATCGAGTGATTCGTTTGGCTGTTAGACAGGTTTTCCCCGAAGCACGTCACAGGTTCTGCAAATGGCATATTTTcaaagaatgccaagagaagttGTCCCACTTGCTCTCCGAGCATTTTAATTTTGAAGCAGAGTTTCATAAATGTGTTAGCTTTACGGAGTCCATTGAAGAGTTTGAAGCTTGTTGGTTTACCCTGATTGATAAGTATGATCTTGGGGAAAATGAGTGGCTTCAAGCCATTTACGTTGATCGCAAGCAATGGGTTCCGGTCTATTTGAGGGATACATTTTTTGCCGAAATATCTGTAATGCAGCGTAGTGACAGTATGAATTCATATTTTGATGGGTATGTGAATGCATCAACTACTCTTCAACAATTCATTAAGCTGTATGAAAAGGCTGTAGAGAGTCGCTACGAGAAGGAAGTTAAAGCAGATTACGACACAATGCATATTGGCCCCGCTCTGAAGACCCCGTCACCCATGGAGAAGCAAGCTGCTGAGATTTATACTAGGAAACTATTCATAAAGTTTCAAGAGGAGCTCGTTGAAACACTCACATTCTTGGCAACTAAAGTTGATGATAACGAAGCAACAACTGTATTTCAGGTGGCTAAATTTGGGGAGAGTCATAAGTCTTACTTAGTTCACTACAATGTCAGGGAAATTAAAGCATCGTGTAGCTGTCAGATGTTTGAATTCTCCGGTCTCCTTTGCCGGCATATACTAACAGTCTTCAGAGTCACCAATGTTCTCACGCTTCCTCCATGTTATGTTTTAAAGCGTTGGACTAGGAATGCTAAAAGTGGTCTCATGTTGGAAGAACAGACGTGTAATTTGTTAAATAATTGTCAGGAATCTTTTAATGTCCGATATAAAAATCTTCAGCTAGAAGCCCTCAAATATGTAGATGAAGGTGTGAAAGATGAGGAATGTTACCAGGTGGCTATGGATGCCTTGCGAGAAGCTGCACATAAAGTTGCTATTGCTAAGAAAACTGATGGGGGAGTTTCTAATTCTAGTGGAACTTGCAAAGGAGAGTCTGCCACTCAGGAGAGCCATGTAAATAATCCCTTCGAGGCTCGTCAATTGG GATGA